The DNA segment GGTGACTTCGACTTAGTTTCCATTTGCTTTCTACCTTTGCGAATAAGTTGGTTAATAGTTGGCATGTTTCACCTCCATGAAATATTTGAATTTTAACACACAATAAGACTACCCACCGAGGTAGTCTTAAATAGTTATTAAAATACTTAGACAGTATACCATCACTATGCCCAAAGGTCAACTATCTACAGAAAATTCCTCTTATCTTGAACGCTTTCTGCCGTGACCATTAAAGTTTGGCTTGCACAGACTGTATTTTTTGCTCAAGGCTTGCCACTTTGTCCCGTCTGTCGTCCACTTTGATAATCGAGTAGACACGTCCGGCACCTTCTTTAAAAACCGCTTCCTGCATACACCGCACCGCATCAAAAAGCACATCGATATCGCCTTCTAAAACCGTGCCCATGGGATTGAGCTGAACCTTGATATCCTCACGGTCTTTCACCACATCAAACGCCTTCGCTACAAAGCTGCTGCAAGATGTGGTCTGTGTTCCGATAGGTACGAGTGTGACTTCTAAAACTGCCATAATATTCCTCCTCATAAATCATACAGCTTTTGTTTTACATCGTATCTATATTGTACGTCAAAAGTCGTCAGATGTAACAAAAAACCGCCTCAAGATACACTTAAGGCGGCAATAGTTATTCTGTGATCAGTTCTACATCTTCCGGTTCGGAATATGTGGCATTCTCAATATCCTTCTCAGAGATAAACTCTGAATTTTCCAGAAGCTTCTTGTTTTCTTTAAGCTTGTCGCTCACAGCCAACTGCACGCGTTTATTTTGTCGCACACCGGTACCGGCTGGAATCAACTGACCGATAATAATATTTTCTTTCAAGCCGTGAAGCTTGTCCTCTTTGCCTTTGATTGCGGCGTCGGTGAGTACACGGGTTGTTTCTTGGAAAGACGCGGCAGACAAGAAGGAATCCGTAGCAAGCGACGCCTTGGTAATCCCGAGCAAGTTGACATTACCCGTTGCCGGTACTGCGCCTTCTTCTTCAAGTTCCTTGTTTCTCGTCTTAAATTCGACGATATCCACCAGAGATCCCGGCAAGAAATCACTGTCGCCGGCATCTTCAATTTTAACTTTGGACAGCATCTGACGCACAATAATTTCAATGTGTTTATCATTAATGTCTACACCTTGGAGACGATAAACTCGTTGAACTTCCTTGACGATGTATTCTTCAACGCCCTTCGGTCCCATGACACGAAGAAGGTCTTGGGGATAGACGGACCCTTGGGTGAGCTCTTGGCCTTTTTCTACCCGGTCACCATTCTTAACCTTCAGACGCGCGCCATAGACAATGGTGTACGTTTCCTTTTCTCCGTTATCACCAGTGACAACAACTTCGCGTTTTCTGTTGTTTTCTTTAATTTCAACAGTCCCTGCAATTTCCGCAATGACAGCAAGTCCCTTTGGTTTACGCGCTTCGAAGAGTTCTTCAACCCGCGGCAAACCTTGGGTAATGTCCGCCGCCGAGGCAACCCCGCCGGTGTGGAAAGTACGCATGGTAAGCTGTGTCCCCGGTTCACCGATGGACTGAGCGGCGATGACACCCACCGCTTCGCCGATATCGACATTATTGCCGGTAGCCAGATTTCTGCCGTAGCAGTGTGCACAGACGCCGGTCTTGGCTTTACAGCCGAGCACGGTACGAACTTTAACTTCTTCAATACCCGCCGCTTCAATGACTTCGGCTTCATCATCGGAAATTTGAGTATTACCTTTGACGATAACCTCGCCGGTTTGCGGATGTACAATATCCTCAAAAGCATAACGTCCTTCGATACGGTCTTTTAAGCTTTCAATAAGTTCCTTGCCATCTTTAAAGGCACGGGCTACCAGATATTCATCCGTCCCGCAGTCTTCTTCTTTGATGATAACTTGTTGCGCCACATCCACCAAACGTCGAGTTAGATATCCGGAGTCGGCTGTACGCAGTGCAGTATCTGCAAGTCCCTTACGAGAACCGTGAGCCGACATATAAAATTCCAGTACGCTCAGACCTTCACGGAAGTTCGATGTGATAGGAACTTCGATGGTCCGCCCTGATGGCGAAGCCATCAGACCACGCATCCCGGCCAGCTGACGAATTTGGTTTTTGGAACCACGAGCTCCGGAGTCGGCCATGATGTAGATGTTGTTGAGTCGGTCAAAGCCGGCCATAACTTCATCGGTCAGTTCGTCCGTGGCATTGTTCCAGATTTCAATAACTTTTTCATAGCGTTCTTCATCCGAAATGAGACCGCGACGGAAAGCTTTTTCGTATTTGTTCACTTGAGCCTGTGCACGATCCAAAATTTCCGGTTTCACTTCTGGCACTTCAACGTCACCCATGGAGATGGAAATCGCACCAATGGTGGAGTAGTGATAGCCGTTGGCTTTGATATCGTCCAGAAGCTGGGCAGTACGAATGTTACCGTGCTTTTTATATGTT comes from the Peptoniphilus equinus genome and includes:
- a CDS encoding MTH1187 family thiamine-binding protein — encoded protein: MAVLEVTLVPIGTQTTSCSSFVAKAFDVVKDREDIKVQLNPMGTVLEGDIDVLFDAVRCMQEAVFKEGAGRVYSIIKVDDRRDKVASLEQKIQSVQAKL